A single window of Pseudarthrobacter defluvii DNA harbors:
- a CDS encoding L-serine ammonia-lyase has translation MALSVLDLFSVGIGPSSSHTVGPMRAAKLFADGLKGDGQLAATARVQTELFGSLGATGRGHGSDKAVVLGLKGLDPETVDTFTADDQVAAAALDAELHIAGSHRVDFNWEEDVVLHRRKSLPAHPNGMTFRALDHTGAVLSERSFYSIGGGFVVDGDAEGGDKVVPDDTVLPYPFSTGDELLQICSREGMSISDVMLANELTWRSEAELREQLLGLWAVMRECVENGCNAEGILPGGLNVTRRAPALFRTLTASAATAEAAAATPSPVQAPADPLLAMEWVNLFALAVNEENAAGGRIVTAPTNGAAGIVPAVLHYYIKFVPGADDDGVVRFLLAAAAVGILFKTNASISGAEVGCQGEVGSACSMAAAGLCEVLGGTPAQVENAAEVGIEHNLGLTCDPVGGLVQIPCIERNAIASVKAINAARLALHGDGSHKVSLDKAIKTMRDTGADMKTKYKETSRGGLAVNVIEC, from the coding sequence ATGGCGCTCAGCGTCCTTGACCTCTTTTCCGTCGGCATCGGGCCCTCGTCGTCGCACACGGTGGGCCCGATGCGGGCGGCGAAGCTGTTCGCGGACGGGCTGAAGGGCGATGGCCAGCTGGCCGCCACCGCGCGGGTCCAGACCGAACTGTTCGGCTCCCTGGGCGCCACCGGCCGCGGCCACGGCTCGGACAAGGCAGTGGTCCTGGGGCTGAAGGGCCTGGACCCGGAAACCGTGGACACCTTCACCGCCGACGACCAGGTGGCAGCCGCCGCGCTGGACGCCGAACTCCACATCGCCGGAAGCCACCGGGTGGACTTCAACTGGGAAGAGGACGTGGTGCTCCACCGGCGCAAGTCCCTTCCCGCGCACCCCAACGGCATGACGTTCCGGGCCCTGGACCACACGGGTGCCGTGCTGAGCGAGCGGAGCTTCTACTCCATTGGTGGCGGCTTCGTGGTGGACGGCGACGCCGAGGGCGGGGACAAAGTGGTGCCGGATGACACCGTGCTGCCGTACCCGTTCTCCACGGGGGATGAACTCCTGCAGATCTGCAGCCGCGAAGGCATGTCCATCTCCGATGTCATGCTGGCCAACGAACTTACCTGGCGCAGCGAAGCCGAACTCCGGGAACAGCTCCTGGGGCTGTGGGCCGTCATGCGCGAATGCGTGGAGAACGGCTGCAACGCAGAGGGCATCCTGCCCGGCGGCCTGAACGTGACCCGGCGGGCGCCCGCCCTGTTCCGCACGTTGACGGCCTCGGCCGCCACGGCTGAAGCCGCGGCAGCAACGCCGTCGCCCGTGCAGGCACCGGCGGATCCGCTGCTGGCGATGGAATGGGTGAACCTGTTCGCGCTGGCCGTGAACGAGGAGAACGCCGCCGGCGGGCGGATTGTCACCGCCCCCACCAACGGGGCAGCGGGCATTGTTCCGGCCGTCCTGCACTACTACATAAAGTTTGTTCCGGGAGCCGACGACGACGGTGTGGTCCGCTTCCTGCTGGCGGCGGCCGCCGTCGGAATCCTGTTCAAAACGAACGCCTCCATCTCCGGTGCCGAAGTGGGCTGCCAGGGCGAGGTGGGTTCTGCCTGCTCGATGGCTGCGGCCGGGCTCTGCGAAGTGCTCGGCGGGACGCCGGCGCAGGTGGAGAACGCCGCCGAAGTGGGGATCGAGCACAACCTGGGCCTGACCTGTGATCCCGTGGGCGGCCTGGTGCAGATCCCCTGCATCGAGCGGAACGCGATCGCCAGCGTGAAGGCGATCAACGCGGCCCGGCTGGCCCTGCACGGGGACGGCAGCCACAAGGTCTCGCTGGACAAGGCGATCAAGACCATGCGCGACACCGGAGCCGACATGAAAACCAAGTACAAGGAAACCTCCAGAGGAGGCCTCGCCGTGAATGTGATCGAGTGCTGA
- a CDS encoding sarcosine oxidase subunit gamma — MAETAASPTSAKTNAEKNLAARVSPARQLADEFAAGSLAGTVEIFEVPFLTMVGLRALAGSAAAERLAGVTGGLPTGSGAVAGNGDVSVLWLGPAEFLVVAPTEAHESLGGDLIPALRDALGGDAGQVVDLSANRTTFELTGPRARAVLEKGCSLDLHPRVFKAGTAFSTEIANIPAILWKTGDESFRIFPRASFAEFLGRWLLDAMREYASPEVP, encoded by the coding sequence ATGGCTGAAACAGCAGCATCCCCGACCTCCGCCAAGACCAACGCCGAAAAGAATCTCGCCGCCCGCGTCAGCCCGGCGCGCCAGCTGGCGGATGAGTTCGCGGCCGGCTCCCTGGCCGGCACCGTTGAAATTTTCGAGGTGCCCTTCCTGACCATGGTGGGTCTCCGGGCGCTGGCAGGATCCGCCGCGGCGGAGCGCCTGGCCGGTGTCACCGGTGGCCTCCCCACCGGCTCCGGTGCCGTGGCCGGCAACGGCGACGTGTCCGTCCTGTGGCTCGGCCCCGCAGAGTTCCTGGTGGTTGCACCCACCGAAGCGCACGAATCCCTTGGCGGGGACCTCATCCCTGCGCTCCGGGACGCGCTGGGCGGCGACGCGGGCCAGGTGGTGGACCTGTCCGCCAACCGGACCACGTTCGAATTGACGGGCCCCCGGGCCCGCGCCGTCCTGGAAAAAGGCTGCTCGCTGGACCTGCACCCGCGGGTCTTCAAGGCCGGCACGGCCTTCTCCACGGAAATCGCGAACATTCCGGCCATCCTGTGGAAGACCGGTGACGAGTCCTTCCGGATCTTCCCCCGCGCTTCCTTCGCCGAGTTCCTGGGCCGGTGGCTGCTGGACGCCATGCGGGAGTACGCCTCGCCAGAGGTCCCCTGA